The following are encoded together in the Plasmodium knowlesi strain H genome assembly, chromosome: 8 genome:
- a CDS encoding SICAvar, type I (fragment) produces MSGGPGGGGTTPMFQEWLQELSKKGTLTSSSGGQKITDKLKGELEEALKELGSSIADRWESYEVSLHCAEAWKLVEAGGQQKNDYLQELCKGIAEIKYFMSGVKTVRTGQAATSDKGAEITKLTDDNTYPRCIVGALVLSELYADHCHFDKVIGHLGDKVDEKIKTGHTTAADNLDICKEVTKEDLVFAKSLLQNKIKQWTEGERKEGHDFRRWRIYKPWTYWQHVCGSGRGDKAKLQQHRKKNAPSMTTFLKLNDNNTSSRNEVSIEDVLADGENKYTVQQDKLEEKLSKAIKNGSSVDPDAMKELTQMLTDKSHTVK; encoded by the exons ATGTCAGGAGGACCCGGTGGTGGTGGTACCACTCCCATGTTTCAGGAGTGGTTACAAGAATTGTCGAAGAAGGGGACATTGACAAGTAGTTCGGGTGGTCAGAAAATTACA GACAAGTTGAAAGGAGAATTGGAGGAGGCATTAAAGGAATTGGGCAGTTCGATTGCGGACAGGTGGGAATCGTATGAAGTATCGCTCCACTGTGCGGAAGCGTGGAAACTTGTGGAGGCGGGGGGTCAGCAGAAGAATGATTATCTGCAGGAGTTATGTAAAGGAATCgctgaaataaaatatttcatgagTGGAGTAAAGACGGTGAGAACTGGGCAGGCGGCGACGTCGGATAAGGGCGCAGAAATTACGAAGCTCACGGACGATAATACTTATCCACGCTGTATTGTTGGTGCATTGGTCCTATCTGAACTGTATGCAGATCACTGTCACTTTGACAAAGTGATTGGGCACTTGGGGGATAAAGTGGATGAGAAGATAAAGACAGGGCACACCACGGCTGCCGACAACTTGGATATATGTAAAGAAGTTACCAAGGAGGATTTAGTGTTCGCTAAGtctcttcttcaaaataaaatcaaaCAATGgacagaaggagaaaggaaggaggggCACGATTTCAGGAGGTGGAGGATATATAAGCCCTGGACGTATTGGCAACATGTTTGTGGGAGCGGAAGAGGAGACAAGGCGAAACTACAAcaacacaggaaaaaaaatgcaccaaGTATGACAACCTTCCTGAAACTTAACGACAACAACACTTCTAGCAGGAACGAAGTCTCCATAGAAGACGTCCTTGCGGACGGCGAAAATAAATACACCGTCCAACAGGACAAATTAGAAGAAAAACTCTCAAAAGCAATAAAGAATGGCAGCTCAGTGGACCCTGATGCCATGAAGGAACTTACTCAAATGTTAACCGACAAATCCCACACTGTAAAAG
- a CDS encoding SICAvar, type I: protein MVTAGGSSGLLQGWFEELLKDKDAADITSIGDDLRKNLEETWKELSEWLVRQESTEIGNFCADTVKYPGHAWKEQYMQVLCNAIAEIKYFMSGVETRRTHEGSTSDKPAAVTELTPAQAYARCVVGAVAFSTIYGDHCHMGEAIKKVEGEFEDKIRGHLKAKDGKPDRSKQLDVCKEINTTDLIVGKALLSSTIKQWTKQKRDAGGPKTGDWKLGRQWHRWKNVCPQGKPHDVAKNRAREENKNILTSFVKIGPQDTTTPSSTPGQPSVSDVLVNDAYTMSPDTLREALSAAIQSASNGGAGTGTIDSAALTKAIMDNVEKESKENIAKVCMEDSSNRTFCQRLECAKQHWKLTSTQAQGDFWEGHVKGKLEKLLPDTPTTTNDGTNDHCNNGGFDNANKAACKHITEFLNKMNTTQNSNGPNELSNQIINCLLLSGYVKKLKEEAKEKGFCSIDEGIKKAFTTAGNSGSVPCQWNDDDYEKCSITTNGTGPTEAVKNKVDELLKKNDQTKDPKIQETLIDFNKENKLCEWVNCAAKRSEENNSTSGHGTGQEKFWTEDVKKLWQELAGEMTEKGKTENEECNTMDGKRQGTHSEKTACKFLHAGLKQLYDPTTTASTGNDGILSTKYPSSRQAVGCFLLHAYAKHMKDKAVCDIDGGISRAFSLWQDPSSKAPATCKDNGKTCIPCKWADNAQLGECKINTNGPNGPNGSTTQTEVKKKLEKVVKDNDDKDIKDMAKEVNKMDLCQRVQCVTARWNKHDKNKKNGVPRTWDKVWKAIPDEVTTFGTALATAITTENGQFQQYCNHLHDKTGRDACLFIAAGLQNLYNTADNGDAVTASFHRTMKCVLLNAIADKMKEKLPCKEERSVTDGINEAFNKSATIKEESTGCKTNDKCFECVRYNNLSSCDIGESKPCTGEGKKDFCQELNCVVDKWGERKNGSSSGTTTWSMMEEDFKAQLTNLLTHMQEKKKQDPDGKYCTVWSDSDAHGVANKKACQLVVAGLQHISKIQDEYTKDGEDKNENPYDNQEFKQVVSCLMLKAVAQKMKEQSPICYIEPGISKAFEFADAIREEHCQNDKPCIVCKWDDKTKDELDKCTIGKDNDKVEPKLNDLLQTNGTTVNNTLGDLLKTDQPEGVTLCSHLQCLASRVQALTTSNGQGQAGTTNAQSFWEKNGEVEELWKQLAQEMIRTGTNENTECNQMDDNGKTRTPTTPEKKACNYLHAGLKALYNNSPTASTAPAAPAPSPGKEKILDKNPLLRQTVGCLLLHSYAKHMKEKSTCVVDSGIEKAFKAFNDNNNANCNGGSNGKGQCVPCQWNETDYDNCTITTSDETTQTPVKDKLKTVLPDDDPTLTNTIKKINEMNNLCDYIRCAGPKWFKNKKEINASPTHTWCDFWEQDIKTTLTKMFQHMATDGQNKPTSIIISSTCQGFGDGNPDSVERKACNHITAGLKYIKKEINNGHDQLLQQAVACIALNMYADQIKQKSQEKCPIDESKIEKMFYVWNGINSPCNVVNNNGCFKCERVPSKDFNGCKLSVDSNLVDKTTNGNCNTNATDVKIKMEGLLEDKSNTNSIKSNITTTLSFITEMASSFCTQLQCAIKKKLKSNNGKTLPNVTPPSWSDINKDAEGVLTKLLEQMMQSKNQVEVNQYCKDNEDEWNKIGHKEGKTNKAACLLFASGLQHIYTHGNDQKKGPSFGQTMGCLFLKEYAKQLKDLANKKKQGNSWVHPLCDIDSGINYAFEKSNAIMNDTPPCNNGPNSCFECKWENNDYDKCNIGTDNVKTNVKPLLQSKETHMQETLENTVCPILLTDLLTPFLPLAPVSIGLSAMAYYLWKYFGPLGKGGTRFRRSPADIPGPSVQEQLLDHVQQDSSHEYQLVKERKPRSAPTRTKRSGPVNRRTIIEIHFEVLDECQKGDTQLNQKDFLELLVQEFMGSEFMEEEQVPKEDVLMEPVPMELVPIEGVPSLGSGLMV, encoded by the exons ATGGTGACAGCGGGCGGCAGTAGTGGATTGTTGCAGGGTTGGTTTGAGGAATTGCTGAAGGATAAGGATGCGGCAGATATCACTAGTATTGGA GATGATTTGAGGAAAAATTTGGAGGAAACATGGAAGGAATTAAGCGAGTGGCTCGTGAGGCAGGAGTCTACGGAAATAGGGAATTTCTGTGCTGATACCGTGAAGTATCCGGGGCATGCATGGAAGGAGCAGTATATGCAAGTGTTATGTAACGCCATAGccgaaataaaatatttcatgagTGGAGTGGAAACCCGGCGGACGCATGAGGGCTCAACGTCGGATAAACCAGCAGCAGTTACAGAGCTCACTCCTGCTCAAGCTTATGCACGCTGTGTTGTCGGCGCCGTCGCGTTTTCCACAATATACGGTGATCATTGCCACATGGGGGAGGCCATAAAGAAGGTCGAGGGGGAATTTGAGGATAAGATAAGGGGGCATCTGAAGGCTAAGGATGGAAAACCGGACCGTTCGAAACAGTTGGATGTGTGTAAGGAAATTAACACTACCGACTTAATAGTCGGTAAAGCACTTCTAAGCAGTACAATCAAACAATGGACGAAGCAGAAGAGGGATGCGGGGGGGCCGAAGACGGGAGATTGGAAGTTGGGGAGGCAATGGCATAGGTGGAAAAATGTCTGTCCGCAGGGGAAACCGCACGATGTAGCAAAGAACAGAGCACGGGAGGAAAATAAGAACATTCTAACCTCTTTTGTTAAAATAGGTCCCCAGGACACCACTACTCCCAGTTCCACTCCTGGTCAACCGTCGGTATCGGACGTATTAGTAAATGACGCCTACACGATGTCGCCTGACACATTGCGGGAAGCACTTTCTGCAGCAATACAGAGTGCCAGTAATGGTGGTGCTGGTACTGGCACTATTGACTCCGCTGCTTTAACGAAGGCAATAATGGACAACGTAGAGAAGGAATCTAAGGAAAATATAG CTAAAGTATGCATGGAAGACAGCAGCAACAGGACATTTTGCCAACGCTTGGAATGTGCAAAACAACATTGGAAATTAACTAGCACGCAAGCGCAG GGAGATTTCTGGGAGGGTCACGTTAAGGGGAAGCTGGAAAAACTCCTCCCTGATACGCCTACTACTACTAATGATGGCACTAATGATCATTGTAACAACGGTGGCTTTGATAAtgcaaataaagcagcttgcaAACACATTACAGAATTTTTGAATAAGATGAACACAACTCAAAATTCAAATGGCCCTAACGAACTGTCTAATCAAATTATAAATTGTCTTTTATTAAGTGGTtacgttaaaaaattaaaagaggaAGCAAAAGAGAAAGGGTTTTGCAGCATAGatgaaggaataaagaaggctTTCACAACTGCTGGTAATAGTGGTAGTGTTCCATGCCAATGGAATGACGACGACTATGAAAAATGCTCCATTACCACAAATGGCACCGGCCCAACGGAGGCAGTAAAGAACAAAGTGGATGAATTGCTCAAGAAGAACGACCAAACTAAGGACCCCAAAATACAAGAAACCTTGATTGACTtcaataaagaaaataagttATGTGAATGGGTAAATTGTGCAGCAAAGCGGTCGGAAGAGAACAACAGTACGAGTGGACACGGGACTGGACAG GAAAAATTCTGGACGGAAGATGTTAAGAAATTATGGCAAGAATTAGCAGGGGAAATGACAGAGAAGGGCAAAACAGAGAACGAAGAATGTAATACAATGGATGGCAAGAGACAAGGCACTCATTCTGAGaagacggcatgcaaatttttgcatgccggtCTAAAACAACTGTACGATCCGACGACGACGGCGTCAACTGGAAACGATGGTATCCTATCTACGAAATACCCATCGTCTAGACAAGCggtgggttgttttttacttcatgcttatgcaaaacacatgaaagacAAAGCTGTTTGTGATATTGATGGGGGCATAAGCAGAGCTTTCAGTTTGTGGCAGGACCCCAGTTCTAAGGCACCTGCTACTTGCAAGGATAATGGCAAAACTTGCATTCCGTGCAAATGGGCAGATAATGCCCAACTGGGCGAatgcaaaattaacacaaatggccCAAATGGCCCAAATGGCAGCACAACACAAAcggaagtaaagaagaaattggAGAAAGTGGTAAAGGACAACGACGACAAGGACATAAAGGACATGGCAAAGGAAGTGAATAAAATGGATTTATGTCAACGTGTCCAATGTGTAACGGCCCGATGGAACAAACatgataagaataaaaaaaatggggtcCCTCGTACTTGG GATAAAGTGTGGAAGGCAATCCCAGATGAAGTAACCACCTTCGGCACTGCTCTCGCCACCGCCATAACTACGGAGAACGGACAATTTCAACAATACTGCAACCATCTCCATGATAAAACTGGAAGAGACGCCTGTCTCTTcatagcagcaggattacAGAACCTCTACAACACTGCTGATAATGGCGATGCCGTTACGGCATCGTTCCACAGAACGATGAAATGTGTTCTACTGAATGCCATAGCagataaaatgaaggaaaaacttccatgtaaagaggaaaggagtgTAACGGACGGTATAAATGAGGCTTTTAATAAGAGTGCTACTATTAAGGAGGAAAGTACCGGTTGCAAGACTAATGATAAGTGCTTTGAGTGTGTTAGGTATAACAATCTCTCAAGTTGCGACATTGGCGAGA GTAAACCATGTActggggaagggaagaaggatttCTGTCAAGAACTTAATTGCGTAGTAGATaaatggggagaaaggaagaatggaaGCTCAAGCGGAACGACTACCTGG AGTATGATGGAGGAAGACTTCAAGGCGCAGTTAACGAATTTACTTACCCATAtgcaggagaagaaaaaacaagatCCTGACGGAAAATACTGCACCGTCTGGAGCGATAGCGACGCCCACGGCGTCGCTAACAAAAAAGCCTGCCAGCTTGTTGTAGCAGGGCTGCAACATATATCAAAAATTCAGGATGAATATACGAAGGACGGGGAGGATAAGAATGAGAACCCCTATGATAACCAAGAGTTTAAACAGGTCGTTTCTTGTTTAATGTTAAAGGCAgttgcacaaaaaatgaaagaacaaaGTCCTATTTGTTACATAGAACCCGGCATAAGCAAGGCATTCGAGTTTGCAGACGCCATTAGAGAGGAACATTGCCAGAATGATAAACCTTGCATTGTTTGCAAATGGGACGACAAGACTAAGGACGAACTTGACAAATGCACCATTGGCAAGGACAATGACAAAGTAGAGCCCAAATTGAATGACTTGCTCCAAACGAATGGGACCACTGTCAATAATACCCTCGGGGACTTACTTAAAACAGACCAACCCGAGGGGGTAACCCTCTGTAGTCATCTCCAATGTTTAGCATCTCGCGTTCAAGCACTCACTACGTCTAACGGACAAGGACAAGCAGGAACCACCAATGCG CAATCATTTTGGGAGAAGAATGGCGAAGTAGAAGAACTATGGAAACAATTGGCACAAGAAATGATCAGAACTGGTACAAACGAGAACACGGAGTGTAATCAAATGGATGATAATGGCAAAACTAGAACACCCACCACccctgaaaagaaggcatgcaattatttgcatgccggtctAAAAGCACTGTACAACAATAGTCCGACGGCGTCCACGGCGCCGGCGGCGCCGGCGCCGTCGCCAGGCAAGGAGAAAATCCTGGATAAGAACCCACTGTTaagacaaacagtgggttgtttattacttcattcttatgcaaaacatatgaaagaaaaatcgaCTTGTGTTGTAGATTCTGGTATAGAGAAGGCATTTAAGGCatttaatgataataataatgctAATTGCAATGGTGGTTCCAATGGCAAGGGACaatgtgtcccttgccaatggaATGAAACCGACTATGACAACTGCACAATTACCACATCCGACGAAACCACACAGACGCcagtaaaggacaaattaaaaacagtACTTCCAGACGATGACCCAACTCTAACTAACAccataaagaaaataaatgaaatgaataaTTTATGCGATTACATTAGATGCGCCGGACCCAAGTGgttcaaaaacaaaaaagagattAATGCTAGCCCTACGCatacttgg TGTGACTTCTGGGAGCAAGACATCAAGACAACACTGACGAAGATGTTCCAACACATGGCCACAGACGGACAGAACAAACCAACGTCAATCATTATTTCCTCAACATGCCAAGgctttggtgatggtaatcctgatagtgttgaaagaaaagcatgtaatcatatcacggCGGGActgaaatatataaaaaaagaaataaataatggtCATGACCAACTGCTCCAACAAGCAGTTGCTTgcattgctcttaacatgtacgctgatcaaataaaacaaaaatctCAAGagaaatgtcccattgatgaatctaaaatagaaaaaatgttttatgtTTGGAATGGAATTAATTCTCCATGTAACGTGGTTAATAATAATGgttgttttaaatgtgagAGGGTACCAAGCAAAGACTTTAATGGTTGCAAACTAAGTGTTGACAGCAATTTGGTGGATAAAACAACAAATGGAAATTGCAATACTAACGCAACTGATGTGAAGATTAAAATGGAAGgtctcctcgaagacaaatcCAACACCAACTCCATTAAATCCAACATAACGACCACCTTATCTTTTATCACCGAAATGgcctcttctttctgtactcaactccaatgcgcaataaaaaaaaaactgaaaagcAACAATGGAAAAACACTTCCAAATGTAACACcaccatcttgg agCGACATAAACAAAGACGCCGAAGGCGTCTTAACGAAACTTCTAGAACAAATGATGCAGTCTAAAAATCAGGTTGAAGTTAACCAATACTGCAAAGACAACGAAGATGAATGGAATAAAATTGGCCATAAGGAaggcaaaacaaataaagcagcttgtttgctttttgcttcaggattGCAACACATTTATACCCATGGTAATGACCAAAAgaagggcccatcgtttggacaaacgatgggttgtttatttcttaaagaatatgcaaaacaattaaaagatttggcaaataagaagaaacaaggaaatagttgggtacatcctctttgtgacatagattCGGGCATAAACTacgcttttgaaaaaagtaatgCCATTATGAATGACACACCTCCATGCAATAATGgtcctaattcttgttttgaatgcaaatgggaaaataacgATTATGATAAATGCAACATTGGCACTGACAATGTAAAGACCAACGTGAAACCATTACTCCAATCGAAAGAAACCCATATGCAagaaacattagagaatacagtttgtcccatccttcttacggatctccttaccccttttcttcctttggctcctgtctctattggtctttctgctatggcttattacctttggaag